In Candidatus Nitronauta litoralis, one DNA window encodes the following:
- the rsmA gene encoding ribosomal RNA small subunit methyltransferase A, protein MKKRKQPFGQNYLVDLNAAKEIVHLAHVKNDGCLVEIGPGKGVLTHDLLPLTSKLIALEIDPILCRGLKKKYGDRENFHLVQADAQKIDYGSLAPRFQVVSNLPYYAATPIIKRLIHYRKHITDMVLMLQREVAARMTAKPGTREYGSLTLFIQYHCEARRLLEVGAECFYPKPKVDSTVIRLTPRQLPPVVVNSETNLFQLIHTAFLHKRKTLRNNLKELNGRFHIAMSAIENMGIDPNRRAEELTLQQFAQITNALETKND, encoded by the coding sequence ATGAAAAAACGCAAACAACCTTTTGGACAAAATTATCTGGTCGACCTCAATGCCGCCAAAGAGATCGTGCACCTGGCCCATGTGAAAAATGATGGATGTCTGGTCGAAATCGGTCCCGGCAAGGGTGTATTGACGCATGACCTGTTGCCACTGACTTCAAAGTTAATCGCCCTGGAAATCGATCCCATCCTGTGCCGTGGACTCAAGAAAAAATACGGTGACCGCGAAAATTTCCACCTCGTCCAGGCAGATGCCCAGAAAATAGATTATGGAAGTCTTGCCCCGCGTTTTCAGGTGGTCTCCAACCTACCCTACTACGCAGCGACTCCGATCATCAAACGTCTCATCCATTACCGGAAACATATAACCGACATGGTCCTCATGCTGCAACGCGAAGTGGCGGCACGCATGACAGCAAAACCAGGAACGCGCGAATACGGTTCACTTACACTGTTCATCCAATATCATTGCGAAGCCAGGCGTCTGCTGGAAGTGGGGGCCGAATGTTTTTATCCAAAACCCAAGGTCGATTCCACTGTCATACGACTCACCCCGCGCCAACTCCCTCCCGTAGTTGTGAACAGTGAGACCAACCTTTTCCAGTTGATCCACACGGCTTTCCTCCATAAGCGGAAAACCCTCCGCAATAATTTAAAGGAACTCAACGGGCGTTTTCACATTGCCATGTCTGCGATTGAGAATATGGGGATCGACCCCAACCGCCGGGCAGAGGAATTGACCCTTCAACAGTTTGCTCAGATCACCAACGCTCTGGAAACCAAAAATGACTGA
- the pdxA gene encoding 4-hydroxythreonine-4-phosphate dehydrogenase PdxA, translating to MEPLPRLAITMGDPAGVGPEIIIKALHTRPDSCRPVIIGDQKILQNTARYLELPDALDDVQVIDLDNVPDSLTTGAPTRESGAASVSYIKTAVDLALKQEVDAIVTAPISKEAINLAGYNYPGHTELLADLTDVPYSLLMLASDEMRVVLTTTHVALSDIKPLITHERVLRTLKLTHQWLAGIGIKLPRIAVTGLNPHCGDGGVFGKEEEESIIPAIKEAQASGLAIAGPFSADALFGRYQAGQYDTIVTMYHDQGMIPIKMASQDRAVNVTLGLPIIRTSVDHGTAYDIAGTGMAKPDSLLHALNLAARLAQRTMGTN from the coding sequence ATGGAACCTCTTCCTCGTCTTGCAATCACCATGGGCGATCCTGCAGGTGTTGGCCCGGAAATTATTATCAAGGCACTGCATACCCGCCCTGATTCCTGCCGACCTGTAATCATCGGTGATCAAAAAATATTACAAAATACCGCTCGCTACCTCGAGTTGCCCGATGCACTGGACGACGTCCAAGTGATCGATCTTGATAATGTTCCAGATTCATTAACTACCGGAGCTCCCACCAGGGAAAGCGGTGCAGCTTCTGTTTCCTATATTAAAACTGCCGTTGATCTTGCCCTGAAGCAGGAAGTCGATGCCATCGTCACGGCACCGATTAGTAAAGAAGCCATAAACCTTGCCGGGTACAACTACCCAGGGCATACAGAACTGTTGGCTGACCTGACCGATGTCCCCTATTCCTTATTAATGCTGGCCTCGGATGAAATGCGCGTGGTGCTCACCACAACCCACGTCGCCCTTTCGGATATTAAACCTTTGATCACACACGAACGGGTGCTCCGAACCTTGAAGTTGACACATCAGTGGCTTGCCGGCATTGGCATAAAACTGCCGCGTATCGCGGTTACCGGACTGAACCCGCATTGCGGGGACGGTGGCGTGTTTGGCAAAGAGGAGGAGGAGTCAATTATTCCAGCAATTAAAGAGGCGCAAGCTTCAGGATTAGCTATTGCCGGGCCCTTTTCAGCAGACGCCTTGTTCGGTCGTTACCAGGCAGGACAATACGACACCATCGTCACCATGTATCACGACCAGGGAATGATCCCAATCAAAATGGCGTCGCAGGATCGCGCAGTCAATGTCACTCTTGGATTGCCCATCATCCGCACCTCTGTGGACCACGGCACAGCCTACGACATTGCCGGAACAGGGATGGCAAAACCTGACAGCTTGCTGCACGCCCTCAACCTTGCCGCCAGGCTCGCACAACGAACAATGGGCACCAACTAA
- a CDS encoding ferritin-like domain-containing protein: MTMEAAPIQYGTEEHKQLFCRQFIDSHKPFEPEDLPWPELSQEVIDKLAGFPIWDYAIHTERQVFNKLTAYAKEIEDPLLKEAMALQAYEEGRHADILRYFLNRYGIPFKEIPDKRLPSNLEWCFMTTGTGECIDSFFAFGFIQVSKSTEDYPLELIEAMEPIVQEEARHILFIQNWLYYQRYTRSFLVQPFHFLLTMYAFLNSGISRLMEMKDLGGSAFTAQATQYESSSGLNAKGFIELCLKENRRRLAPYDKRLARPKLIPRVMGMVRHAL; this comes from the coding sequence ATGACTATGGAAGCAGCGCCCATTCAATACGGCACAGAAGAGCATAAACAACTGTTCTGCCGCCAGTTCATCGACTCCCATAAACCGTTTGAACCGGAAGACCTGCCCTGGCCGGAACTCAGCCAGGAAGTGATCGACAAGCTCGCCGGTTTTCCCATCTGGGACTACGCAATCCATACCGAACGACAGGTGTTCAACAAACTGACGGCCTACGCAAAAGAAATAGAGGACCCGCTCCTGAAAGAGGCGATGGCCCTGCAGGCTTATGAAGAAGGCCGACACGCTGACATCCTGCGCTATTTCCTGAACCGTTACGGCATCCCGTTCAAGGAAATCCCGGACAAACGATTACCGTCCAATCTCGAGTGGTGTTTCATGACCACCGGCACCGGGGAATGCATCGATTCGTTTTTTGCTTTCGGTTTTATTCAGGTCTCCAAGTCCACTGAAGATTATCCTCTCGAACTGATCGAGGCGATGGAGCCGATTGTTCAGGAAGAAGCACGGCACATCCTGTTCATCCAGAACTGGCTTTACTACCAGCGTTACACCCGCTCCTTCCTGGTGCAGCCGTTTCATTTCCTGTTGACCATGTACGCGTTTCTGAATTCTGGAATCTCCCGGCTGATGGAAATGAAAGACCTCGGGGGTTCTGCCTTCACCGCACAGGCAACCCAGTACGAAAGCTCTTCCGGGCTCAATGCCAAGGGTTTTATTGAGCTGTGCCTCAAAGAAAATCGGCGGCGACTGGCCCCCTATGACAAACGACTGGCCCGGCCCAAGCTGATTCCCCGCGTGATGGGCATGGTGCGCCACGCTCTGTAA
- a CDS encoding peptidylprolyl isomerase: MRSIRVSHILLTTEDLAVTIHDSLKETEDNKELLFRMFGKLAAKYSACASRNKGGDIGFIEFNTNARELEEAAMATPVGVIGGPIQSKFGYHVFLVTEEEELGDMGIDGLHTVGIK; encoded by the coding sequence ATGCGCTCTATTCGAGTGAGCCATATTCTGTTGACCACTGAAGACCTTGCGGTCACCATTCATGACTCCCTCAAAGAAACCGAAGACAATAAGGAACTCCTTTTCAGAATGTTTGGGAAACTGGCCGCCAAATACAGCGCCTGTGCCTCGCGCAACAAGGGCGGAGATATAGGCTTCATCGAATTCAACACCAACGCGCGTGAACTGGAAGAAGCGGCCATGGCCACACCTGTAGGCGTGATAGGCGGACCGATCCAAAGTAAATTTGGCTACCACGTTTTTCTCGTAACAGAAGAAGAAGAACTGGGTGATATGGGAATCGATGGCCTGCATACTGTAGGAATCAAATAA
- the cobA gene encoding uroporphyrinogen-III C-methyltransferase — translation MTDTTHKAGTVVLVGAGPGDPGLITVRGRDWLKKADVVVYDYLANKRLLKYTPDHVEAIYAGKKEGVVTITQAEISQLLVDKARQGKTVVRLKGGDPFLFGRGGEEASALAEAGVPFVIVPGVASPVGVSAYAGIPLTHRDCSSTVSIITGSNEKGNEDLHLDWEKIASRSGTLVFLMGARKLKRIAAKLMEHGKSPETPIAVIQWGTTFKQKTWKGTLDSIIGIAERERIAPPALTIVGEVVDLKLDIDWFESRPLFGKSVVVTRAGNQADSFIEQLYERGAEPLSFPVIEMVEPDDATMLDQAMQNLGQYHGVIFTSVNGVRWFMKRLKQQDLDIRELKGVRVYCIGPKTGQEIEDLGIRVDLVPEEFVAESLIEHIGKENIASKRFLLPRAQVAREVLPDELRKLGAEVDVAPAYKTVLPDTDISQLKERLQAGNIDVVTFTSSSTVKNFVEMIGPELKDSLEKVTLACIGPVTAKTAENLGLTVGVQAKEYTVEGLLTAMESHFPSANSG, via the coding sequence ATGACTGACACCACCCACAAAGCAGGAACTGTCGTTCTGGTCGGAGCCGGACCTGGCGATCCGGGACTCATTACCGTGAGGGGTCGCGACTGGCTGAAAAAGGCGGATGTGGTGGTCTACGATTACCTCGCCAACAAACGGCTATTGAAATACACACCAGATCACGTTGAAGCCATTTACGCCGGTAAAAAAGAAGGCGTTGTCACAATCACCCAGGCAGAGATCTCGCAGCTTCTCGTCGATAAAGCACGACAAGGCAAAACTGTTGTTCGACTAAAAGGTGGCGATCCGTTTCTCTTTGGACGCGGTGGCGAAGAAGCGTCCGCATTGGCAGAGGCGGGAGTCCCATTCGTTATTGTGCCGGGTGTGGCTTCTCCTGTCGGCGTTTCTGCCTACGCCGGAATTCCATTGACCCACCGCGATTGCTCTTCGACCGTTTCGATCATCACCGGCAGTAATGAAAAAGGAAATGAAGATCTCCATCTCGATTGGGAAAAAATCGCCAGCCGTAGCGGAACCCTGGTGTTCCTGATGGGGGCACGGAAATTAAAACGTATTGCGGCCAAACTGATGGAACACGGGAAGTCACCCGAAACACCAATCGCGGTCATTCAATGGGGCACTACCTTCAAACAGAAAACCTGGAAAGGCACGCTGGACAGTATCATTGGCATCGCAGAACGGGAGAGGATCGCTCCCCCGGCACTCACCATCGTTGGGGAAGTCGTTGACCTCAAACTCGATATCGACTGGTTCGAATCGCGTCCCCTGTTTGGGAAATCCGTTGTGGTCACCCGCGCCGGAAATCAGGCCGACAGTTTCATAGAACAATTGTATGAGCGAGGCGCCGAACCGCTTTCATTTCCCGTTATTGAAATGGTGGAGCCCGATGACGCCACAATGCTGGACCAGGCGATGCAAAACCTCGGACAATATCACGGTGTGATTTTCACCAGTGTCAACGGAGTGCGATGGTTCATGAAACGGCTTAAGCAACAGGACCTCGACATTCGGGAACTCAAGGGCGTTCGCGTTTACTGTATCGGACCCAAAACGGGACAAGAGATTGAAGATCTCGGCATCCGGGTGGATCTGGTTCCAGAAGAGTTCGTTGCAGAATCACTCATCGAACACATCGGGAAAGAAAACATCGCCAGCAAGCGTTTTTTATTACCACGGGCGCAAGTCGCGCGCGAAGTGTTGCCGGATGAACTGCGCAAGCTGGGTGCTGAAGTGGATGTTGCTCCCGCCTACAAAACCGTCCTGCCAGACACGGATATCTCACAACTAAAAGAAAGACTGCAGGCGGGCAACATTGATGTCGTCACTTTCACTTCATCTTCCACAGTCAAAAATTTTGTGGAGATGATTGGGCCAGAGTTAAAAGATTCACTCGAAAAGGTAACCCTGGCCTGCATCGGCCCGGTCACTGCAAAGACAGCAGAAAACCTTGGATTAACTGTTGGTGTTCAGGCCAAAGAATACACAGTCGAAGGCCTGCTCACTGCCATGGAATCCCACTTCCCTTCGGCAAACTCAGGATAA